The following are encoded in a window of Oncorhynchus keta strain PuntledgeMale-10-30-2019 unplaced genomic scaffold, Oket_V2 Un_contig_15166_pilon_pilon, whole genome shotgun sequence genomic DNA:
- the LOC127918882 gene encoding probable voltage-dependent N-type calcium channel subunit alpha-1B, which produces MLATVGADFDLRTLRAVRVLRPLKLVSGIPSLQVVLKSIMKAMVPLLQIGMLLFFAILMFAIIGLDFYMGKFHRTCFSTDTGEQAAEFPCGMEAPARTCENGTV; this is translated from the exons ATGCTGGCTACAGTGGGAGCAGACTTTGACTTGAGAACTCTGAGGGCAGTACGGGTTCTGAGGCCACTGAAACTGGTGTCTGGAATCCCTA GTCTTCAGGTGGTTCTGAAGTCCATCATGAAAGCCATGGTGCCTCTGCTGCAGATCGGTATGCTGCTCTTCTTTGCTATCCTCATGTTCGCCATCATCGGCCTGGACTTTTACATGGGCAAGTTCCACCGGACCTGCTTCAGTACTGATACAG gtGAGCAGGCAGCAGAGTTCCCCTGTGGTATGGAGGCTCCAGCGAGGACCTGTGAGAATGGCACTGT